GGGGGCGAACGAAAAAGCCGGGCTGATCGAGAACGGGGCTGAACGAAAACCGATAAGCGCGCTGAATAAAAAGATGCTGCGCACCTTCGGACGTTCGCTGAAATTCCGGGTAGTCAGCGCGGGCGGATGCAACGCGTGCGAGGCGGATATCAACGTGCTCGGGACAATCGGCTTCGATCTGGACCGTTTCGGCATCAGCTACGCGGCGTCCCCCCGGCACGCGGACGGGTTAATCGTCACGGGGCCGATCTCCATGAACATGAAGGAAGCTGTTCTGAAGACCTACGAGGCAGTCCCGGAGCCGAAAATTGTGATCGCGGTGGGGGCATGCGCGCTGTCCGGGGGAATCTATGCCGGGCATGCCGAGACCTGCGGCGGCGTCGACGCCATTCTCCCGGTAGACCTGTATATCCCGGGATGCCCTCCGCATCCGATGACAATCCTGAACGCGCTGCTGGAACTGCTCGACCGGATACCCCGGAGAAACGGGTGACAGGTATTGTCTTTCACATCTTCTATATATAACGATAAAAATTATAATAAAAAACTTTGACGAGGGCGCCGGAATAATATATAATATTTGTCGGCGACTGTTAGAGGTTCATTTCAGACGGAAACCAACGCCCAGGTGGTGGAATTGGTAGACACGCTAGCTTGAGGGGCTAGTGGGAGCAATCTCGTGCAAGTTCAAGTCTTGTCCTGGGCAATAAAAAGACCCCGACCGAAAGGCTGGGGTCTTTTTTATCTGAGTTATAACTTTTATTTCCCCTGTCCCATAATGATCGGCAGGCCTACCCCGTTGGGACTGGTCGGCATAATGATAAACGTCGTATTGTCCGAGTTCGCGAGGGTCTGGTATGCCTGAATCGCCTCGTGTTGGAGATAGTTCGCGCTTAACGTCGAATTGATAATCTTCTGCGCCTCCGCAAGCCCCTTCGCCTCGACAATCTTGATTTCCGCTTCCATCATCGCCTTCTGCTTCTTATACTCCATCGCCTCGGCTTCCTGCTGGGATTGGATCTTGAGCTGGATAGCCTCGTCGATCGACTTGGGCAGAAGCACGTTACGCAGCATGAAACGGTCGATAATGATACCCTTGGTGGCAAGAAGCTCGGTAATATTACTCTCTATTTCCATAGTAACCTCGTTCCGGTAGGTGGAGTAGATATCCTTCATCGTGTACTTGCTGCACACGTCACGGATAATCGTACGCACCGCGGGAATAAGGATACCCCGTTCGAGGTCTTCTATCGATTTCGCGACATTCGCGTAAACATACCCCGCCATTTTAGAATCCACAAAGTACCAGATAGTCGAATCGATGGTCACTGTCAGGTCGTCCTTGGTCTTCACAGGGACGCCTCCGCCCACATCGCTCTCGTCATAAGCCTTGGTCTGCGTCAGGCTGAATTCCCGCAGACGGGTGGGATAGATGATGATTTCCGCGAACGGATTTTTCAGGCTGAGTCCGGGCATAAAAAAATTATCCTGGACTTTTCCGAATACCACGGGCACACCGACCTCGCCGGAATCGATAATAACGATCAACTGAGAGAACATCGAAACAATCGCGACGATGATAGTCACGCTTGCGCCCATGACTATTTTTTTAGGGTCGCCGGGTAGTTTTTTCGGTCCAAAAACCAGTATCCCCAGTCCCGCGATTAAACATGCAACTCCGAAAACGAACAACATACGTCCCTCCAAAGATTTTTCTTCACTCCAAAGAATCGATGATCTTGATTATAACTAACAATATTGCCAGCAATGAAATAGCGCCGATAAACACGACCAGGCCGCGCCGCCTCATTTCTTTGCTTTGCCGCTAAAAAAATAAACGAGAAATCCGATAAACGCGATGCCCGCGATAATCCCAATGATAATTAGCATCCCTCGCCCCTATCTACCCTTCGTTCTTCATCCGGTACATCTCCTCATCCGCGCGATGCATCACGTCCTCGAGATGCCCGGTGTTCCCCTGCGCGATACCGTAGGCGAAAGTGATACCGTGATGAGTCTCCGCGAATTCGCGCGAGAGTTTCGGCAGACGGTTATGCAGACGATCCAGGACGATGTCTACCGTGTTTTTTTCACGGATATTGATCAGGATTAAAAATTCGTCCCCTCCGATACGGAAAATATAATCGTCATACCGGAGCAGGGTACGGAATAGAAGAGCGGCGTCCCTTAAAACTTTATCGCCCTCGCGATGGCCGAACTGGTCGTTCACCTCTTTGAAATTGTTCATATCGATGAATACCGCGACTGTAATCAGGTTACAGTCCTGCTGTCTGCGGCGCTGTCCGGTTTCGCTGACGCAGTAGTCGATCAGCTTATCGAGTTTGGAACGGTTATACAGCCCCGTCAGCGGATCCCGTTCCGCGAGCTCCGATGAGAGCCGGTATGCCGCGGAGTTGGCGAACGCGATAGCCGCGAAATCCGCGATCGTCTGGAGTATCATCAGGTCGGCTTTCGTAAACGTCCGGGTGCTGTCATGCGGATTGATCACCTCCAGCACGCCGAATACCTGATTACGGAACGCCACCGGCACCGCGATGATGGATTTTGTCTCGTATCCCGTGGCCTTATCGACCTTATTCGAGAAACGGTTATCCTGCGCGGTATCCGGCACATAAATATACTGATTGGTTGCGGCAACCGTCCCGGCAATCCCCTCGTTCAACCGGAGCTGAATGTTTTTCACCGTATCGAACTCCACCCCCTGAGCAATCATAAAGAAAAGCTGATTGGACGCAGGGTCGAGCCGGAATAAGCTCCAGTTTTCCGGCTGAAAGAAAAATCGCACCTCCTTCATAATACCTTCGAGTATCTCGTTCAAATCGAGGGACGAAGTAATTAATTTCCCGATACTGGCATACAATTGAAATAACGGCGTCATTTCCGATTCATCGCAGGGCATGCATCCTCCAATATATTCAGATGTTCTAATAAATTCCTTCCGGCTGATTCGCTTGACAAGCGTACGGTTTCCCGCTACAATACTCTGCCGGCGGGTTTATATATATATTAATCATTTGTGGCTGCTCTTGAAAAGGAGGCACAGTATGATAAAAACAAACTCGTCAAAACAGAGTTTTCTCTTTTGCCCTTCGGGGCGCTTAAAAGAAACAATCCCCGCCGGCATTAATTAAAAGGAACGATTATGATTGACGAAGAACGGCTGGAACAACTGAAGCTTTTAATGGATGAGATACAGACTATGAGCTTTTTCCATGAAAAGCTTGAGAGAGTGGATGGGACTGCCAATGAAAACGACCTTGCCGAACTGCTTAAACTCATCCACGAGCAATGTTCCCGTATAGAAATAAAAATCAGAAAATTCAGAAAAGAGTATTAGCTTTTCTTCCCGTTCGCTTCTTCCTTCTTTTCCAGCAGACTCTCTAATTCCGCAATCCGCGCTTCCAGTTTCTCGGTTCTGACTTTTACTTCCTGTTCGAGATACTCCTTATGCTTTCGATTCTGCTCAAGCAGGTCGAGTTTTTCAAAAGCCTTCTGAAGCCGCTGATATAGCTCCTCGATATCGATCATCGGCTTGATGATATAGTCCCATGCCCCCAGTTCCATCGCCCTAAGCGCGTCCTTAACATCGTTCGATCCGGTTATCACAATAATCGGGAAATCGGGCTTCTGCCGGGTTATCGCCTCCATAACCTCAAATCCGTTCTTTCCCTCCATCCTGATATCGATCAGCGCGACATTCGGGGAGAAACGTTCGAAAAGCCTCATCCCCTCATCTCCGTTCGGAGCCGCGGCAACCATGAAATCCTTTGTAGTAAGAAACTTCGACACTACGTTCAGAACATTCGGCTCGTCGTCAATAACCAATATC
The DNA window shown above is from Brevinematales bacterium and carries:
- the nuoB gene encoding NADH-quinone oxidoreductase subunit NuoB; protein product: MFKSLRARIDQKYRTIPFPISDPVLPERYTGRPALSPEKCDRCSECVSVCPTGAIALRKKGITIDTARCIFCAECAEICPKDAIVFSREFRMGANEKAGLIENGAERKPISALNKKMLRTFGRSLKFRVVSAGGCNACEADINVLGTIGFDLDRFGISYAASPRHADGLIVTGPISMNMKEAVLKTYEAVPEPKIVIAVGACALSGGIYAGHAETCGGVDAILPVDLYIPGCPPHPMTILNALLELLDRIPRRNG
- a CDS encoding prohibitin family protein; the encoded protein is MLFVFGVACLIAGLGILVFGPKKLPGDPKKIVMGASVTIIVAIVSMFSQLIVIIDSGEVGVPVVFGKVQDNFFMPGLSLKNPFAEIIIYPTRLREFSLTQTKAYDESDVGGGVPVKTKDDLTVTIDSTIWYFVDSKMAGYVYANVAKSIEDLERGILIPAVRTIIRDVCSKYTMKDIYSTYRNEVTMEIESNITELLATKGIIIDRFMLRNVLLPKSIDEAIQLKIQSQQEAEAMEYKKQKAMMEAEIKIVEAKGLAEAQKIINSTLSANYLQHEAIQAYQTLANSDNTTFIIMPTSPNGVGLPIIMGQGK
- a CDS encoding sensor domain-containing diguanylate cyclase, with amino-acid sequence MPCDESEMTPLFQLYASIGKLITSSLDLNEILEGIMKEVRFFFQPENWSLFRLDPASNQLFFMIAQGVEFDTVKNIQLRLNEGIAGTVAATNQYIYVPDTAQDNRFSNKVDKATGYETKSIIAVPVAFRNQVFGVLEVINPHDSTRTFTKADLMILQTIADFAAIAFANSAAYRLSSELAERDPLTGLYNRSKLDKLIDYCVSETGQRRRQQDCNLITVAVFIDMNNFKEVNDQFGHREGDKVLRDAALLFRTLLRYDDYIFRIGGDEFLILINIREKNTVDIVLDRLHNRLPKLSREFAETHHGITFAYGIAQGNTGHLEDVMHRADEEMYRMKNEG
- a CDS encoding response regulator — encoded protein: MESNRKILVIDDEPNVLNVVSKFLTTKDFMVAAAPNGDEGMRLFERFSPNVALIDIRMEGKNGFEVMEAITRQKPDFPIIVITGSNDVKDALRAMELGAWDYIIKPMIDIEELYQRLQKAFEKLDLLEQNRKHKEYLEQEVKVRTEKLEARIAELESLLEKKEEANGKKS